One stretch of Indicator indicator isolate 239-I01 chromosome 36, UM_Iind_1.1, whole genome shotgun sequence DNA includes these proteins:
- the CD320 gene encoding CD320 antigen encodes MAGRRRLLSFLFLLPLLFPVLVPLPVSLLPPPPANASLPGCSSGQFQCKPGTLCFLNEWRCDGHPDCEDGEDERDCSGRPDCEDGEDEWGCETATPAEPSPDDAWVTPPRSSAVLPTDSAETSGTAVLEGSVPSGTQGHFWILIVAVLLSVLVAVGSIAVWGLSKAKSRSDIFSLEKPSREQLMPDKSQTGEGFGVRSRQVPAASPLAIVDAVLGSRVPHGTIAQPVPPGQQLTAAPLSPQHFSHRCAAGGNTPMEPELPSSSP; translated from the exons ATGGCGGGGCGGCGTCGGCTGCTCTCGTTCTTGTTCCTGCTCCCGCTGCTCTTCCCGGTGCTGGTCCCGCTCCCGGTCTCGCTCCTGCCGCCTCCGCCAGCGAACG cctccctgcctgGTTGCTCCTCGGGCCAGTTCCAGTGCAAGCCTGGCACCCTCTGCTTTCTGAATGAGTGGCGCTGCGATGGGCACCCGGACTGCGAGGACGGGGAGGACGAGCGGGACTGCAGTGGGCGCCCGGACTGCGAGGACGGTGAGGACGAGTGGGGATGCGAGACGGCGACCCCGGCGGAGCCGAGTCCTGATGACGCCTGGGTGACCCCGCCGCGGAGCTCGGCGGTGCTGCCCACTGACAGCGCAG AGACTTCAGGTACAGCTGTGCTTGAGGGCTCTGTGCCATCAGGGACTCAAGGCCACTTTTGGATCTTGATTGTTGCAG TGCTCCTGAGTGTCCTGGTAGCTGTGGGTTCTATTGCTGTTTGGGGTCTGTccaaagcaaaaagcagatCTGACATCTTCAGTCTTGAAAAACCATCCAGGGAACAGCTGATGCCTGACAAGAGCCAGACAG GGGAGGGCTTCGGGGTCAGATCAAGGCAAgtccctgctgcctctccaCTTGCCATTGTGGATGCCGTCCTTGGGAGCCGG GTGCCACATGGCACCATAGCACAGCCAgtgccccctgggcagcagctcacCGCTGCTCCTCTGAGCCCGCAGCACTTCTCCCATCGGTGTGCAGCCGGTGGGAACACTCCCATGGAGCCGgagctgccctcctccagcccatag